Proteins encoded by one window of Puntigrus tetrazona isolate hp1 unplaced genomic scaffold, ASM1883169v1 S000001067, whole genome shotgun sequence:
- the LOC122340914 gene encoding protein NYNRIN-like, with translation MQGFATPEEKKQWVKAECKLKDNVWLSTEDKPCLPKHFFPHYAKLVHGLDHISKMGMFDMINQYWFTKGFTSFAEKYCQSCMICATNNVGRGQQVPLAAHPPPSQPFDHIMFDFIELTPCEGKKFCLVLVDMFSKWVEVFPTSKQNAGAVAKALVSEIVPRWGIPKKISSDNGTPFANEAIDQVGKFLGIDIRKHTSYHPASGGSVERENGILKNKLAKCCEQTGLSWVKALPIVLMYMRMRKRAKSNLSPFEILFGRPPSLGVGPEPRPLPSTALCEDDMLNYCKNLSSTLSQISQQVKDALPKPAEGFLHDIRPGDFVVVKDFRRKHWKSRRWNGPFQVLLITHTAIKVAERATWIHASHCKKVPPPPEGDPTQ, from the coding sequence ATGCAGGGTTTCGCaacaccagaagagaaaaaacaatgggTGAAGGCCGAGTGCAAGCTGAAAGACAACGTTTGGCTGAGCACCGAAGACAAACcttgtttgccaaaacactttttcccacactatgccaaattagtgcacgggttagatcacataagcaaaatgggaatgtttgacatgatcaatcaatattggTTTACAAAAGGATTTACTTCCTTTGCAGAAAAATATTGTCAATCTTGTATGATTTGTGCCACAAATAATGTAGGAAGAGGACAACAGGTCCCTTTGGCAGCACATCCACCACCAAGTCAACCTTTTGATCATATAATGTTCGAtttcattgaactgacaccaTGTGAAGGTAAGAAATTCTGCCTTGTTCTGGTTGATATGTTCTCAAAGTGGGTGGAAGTCTTCCCCACATCTAAGCAAAATGCTGGGGCTGTTGCAAAGGCATTGGTGTCTGAGATCGTCCCAAGATGGGGAATACCAAAAAAGATTAGTAGTGATAATGGCACCCCTTTTGCTAATGAGGCAATCGATCAGGTTGGGAAATTCTTGGGAATCGACATACGTAAACATACCTCCTATCACCCAGCGTCCGGGGGTAgtgttgaaagagaaaatggaattttgaaaaataaactggcaaagtgttgtgagcaaacaggtctgtcttgggtcaaagcacttcccattgtgttgatgtatatgagaatgagaaaaagagcaaagtctAACCTCAGCccatttgaaatcttgtttggcAGGCCTCCATCGCTTGGAGTGGGACCAGAACCCCGACCATTGCCCTCTActgctctgtgtgaagatgacatgttgaactattgtaaaaatctgtcttcgactctctctcagatctctcaacAGGTCAAGGATGCTCTACCTAAACCAGCAGAAGGATTTCTGCATGACATCAGACCTGGTGATTTTGTGGTGGTCAAGGATTTCAGAAGGAAACATTGGAAATCGAGGAGGTGGAACGGCCCGTTCCAGGTCCTGCTGATAACGCACACTGCGATTAAGGTGGCTGAGAGGGCTACGTGGATACACGCCAGCCACTGCAAGAAGGTCCCACCACCACCAGAGGGAGACCCAACccaataa